One genomic window of Medicago truncatula cultivar Jemalong A17 chromosome 1, MtrunA17r5.0-ANR, whole genome shotgun sequence includes the following:
- the LOC25482990 gene encoding uncharacterized protein isoform X1, whose product MSRPDCLKEKDEKSNWRSVDNHDEDSAARTRPFSFEDIMLRRKNKELLENVKGPAKEVWNKLPEGSLEKIADRIESPRIYKHHKIPSFKMEKHASEELVNASSRKKVKSTIVTKDDLIEGRDRTNNILETKSSAGLNNKGWITEEKTREEGRGQNKAENKHSRDSDNKHSYAVKDTSKSERKINKKNHNEEEENHNEHYTERKHGKDRHDGGKIKRLMSNDFEEVPEKKHHRDSDKHIHAEGREKYGREINKEPRAKYEREIKRKYRNDDETQDRNAMRKQDIAKHHNPHIYERKNRQEKVKPHYEEPTMKRRRSRSREREDRRKPRSLSPRAHRNTYQDGERKDLSVPSLTDSSRKKHSDDKNRVSTNGSSRRSRSHEREDRRRSTSISPRAHRKAYQDGERKDLSMLSLTDSSRKKHSDDKNRLSTNGSSRRSRSREREDRRRSPSFSPRAHRKTYQDGERKNLSMLSLSDSSRKKHSDDKTRVSTNDSSSHHRRYRHSSPASGLGGYSPRKRKSEIDKKTPSPSKHSPEKKRPGWDLPPVGTDPTLAPVSSGFELSNHSVLSSMHDLAAATSLNPSIVKPLPVSFFNAVSTGKNANIDSVQLTQATRPMRRVYLENLPASASEKVVMDCFNNLLLSSGVNHIQQTRPCISCIVHKDRGQALVEFLTAEDASAALSFDGSKLFGSTVKIKRPKDYVEFATDEPERSVEVAATISDVVVDSPYKIFIGGISNHISSEMLMEIAGVFGFLKAYHFEARVSNGSCAFVEYVDHSVTIKACAGLNGMNLGGEVLTVVQAMPDASPVENDSKPPSYGIPEHAEPLLREPTQVLEIKNVFTVESLSSLSDTVIEEILEDVRLECARFGTVKSIHVARHCKDNNLATKSEEVIKKVGSEEPTPDTHTVTNDAESSFSEEATYSNSKGTGGMESHGDKVLEEDKDNDGTSVNVDKNAEVFDNTTCQEHLVSDSTVIDAGNEDLPSSTIQGCPDQGNTPNDDPELHDSMIANDIDVEKTVIGNTDSENMVYPLQEGFSECDASLELVGNRKDIKEEDEEEDDTYNHVFEEGSVLVEYARSEACRSAAHCMHRRLFDGRLVSVQYVALSLYRERFTK is encoded by the exons ATGAGCAGACCTGACTGTTTGAAGGAGAAGGACGAAAAAAGTAATTGGCGTTCTGTGGATAATCACGATGAAGATAGTGCAGCCCGCACAAGACCATTTAGTTTTGAAGATATTATGcttagaagaaaaaacaaagagttGCTTGAAAATGTAAAAGGTCCTGCTAAGGAAGTGTGGAATAAATTACCTGAAGGTTCTTTGGAGAAAATTGCTGATCGTATTGAGTCTCCAAGAATCTATAAACATCATAAGATTCCATCCTTTAAAATGGAGAAACATGCTTCAGAGGAATTAGTGAATGCAAGTTCTAGAAAGAAGGTTAAGAGCACCATCGTGACGAAAGATGATTTAATTGAAGGGAGAGATAGAACAAACAATATTTTAGAAACCAAATCAAGTGCTGGATTAAATAATAAAGGCTGGATAACTGAAGAAAAGACAAGAGAAGAGGGGCGTGGTCAGAATAAAGCTGAGAATAAGCATTCAAGAGATTCAGATAACAAGCATAGTTATGCAGTAAAAGATACATCAAAATctgaaaggaaaataaataaaaagaaccaCAATGAAGAGGAAGAGAATCATAATGAGCATTACACAGAAAGGAAGCACGGCAAAGATAGACATGATGGggggaaaataaaaaggttGATGAgcaatgattttgaagaagttcCTGAAAAGAAGCATCATAGAGACTCAGATAAGCATATCCATGCAGAGGGTAGAGAAAAATATGGAAGAGAAATCAATAAGGAACCAAGAGcaaaatatgaaagagaaatCAAGAGAAAATATCGAAATGATGATGAAACTCAGGACAGGAATGCAATGAGGAAACAAGATATTGCAAAGCATCATAACCCACACATTTATGAGAGGAAGAACAGGCAGGAAAAGGTGAAGCCACATTATGAAGAACCAACCATGAAGAGGAGACGGTCAAGAAGTCGGGAGCGTGAGGATAGAAGAAAGCCCCGTTCTCTTTCACCAAGGGCACACAGAAATACTTATCAAGATGGAGAGCGTAAAGACTTGTCCGTGCCTTCTCTGACTGATAGTTCTAGAAAAAAGCACTCTGATGATAAAAATAGAGTATCAACTAATGGTTCAAGTAGAAGATCAAGAAGTCATGAGCGGGAGGATAGAAGAAGGTCTACTTCTATTTCACCAAGGGCACACAGAAAAGCTTATCAAGATGGAGAACGTAAAGACTTGTCCATGCTTTCTCTGACAGATAGTTCTAGAAAAAAACACTCTGATGATAAAAATAGATTATCAACTAATGGTTCAAGTAGAAGGTCAAGAAGTCGGGAGCGTGAGGATAGAAGGAGGTCCCCCTCTTTTTCACCAAGGGCACATAGAAAGACTTATCAGGATGGAGAGCGCAAAAACTTGTCTATGCTTTCTCTGTCAGATAGTTCTAGAAAAAAGCATTCTGATGATAAAACTAGAGTATCAACTAATGATTCAAGTAGCCACCATCGACGATATCGACATAGTAGCCCTGCTAGTGGACTTGGTGGCTATTCACCAAGGAAGAGGAAAAGCGAAATTGATAAAAAGACACCTTCACCATCTAAGCATTCTCCAGAGAAGAAACGTCCTGGATGGGATCTTCCTCCTGTAGGGACAGATCCTACTCTAGCTCCTGTTTCTTCTGGTTTTGAATTATCAAATCATAGTGTGTTGTCCAGCATGCATGATTTGGCTGCTGCTACTTCTCTGAATCCATCCATCGTGAAGCCTCTACCAGTGTCATTTTTTAATGCAGTATCAACAGGGAAGAATGCCAATATTGATTCTGTCCAACTGACACAAGCTACCCGCCCTATGAGAAGGGTTTATCTTGAGAATTTACCAGCTTCTGCCTCTGAGAAAGTTGTGATGGATTGTTTCAATAACCTCTTGCTTTCTTCCGGTGTAAATCATATCCAACAAACTCGGCCATGTATCAGCTGCATT GTGCATAAAGATAGGGGCCAAGCGCTTGTGGAATTCCTTACAGCTGAGGATGCATCAGCTGCTCTTTCTTTTGATGGCAGTAAACTATTTGGCTCTACAGTGAAAATTAAACGTCCCAAAGACTATGTTGAATTTGCA ACTGATGAACCAGAGAGATCAGTGGAAGTTGCTGCCACAATAAGTGatgttgtagttgattccccatACAAG ATTTTCATTGGTGGAATTTCAAATCACATTTCTTCGGAGATG CTTATGGAGATTGCTGGTGTGTTTGGATTTTTGAAGGCTTACCACTTTGAGGCAAGGGTCAGCAATGGATCATGCGCTTTTGTTGAG TATGTGGATCACTCTGTTACTATCAAAGCTTGTGCGGGTTTGAATGGTATGAACCTGGGAGGGGAAGTATTAACAGTTGTTCAGGCTATGCCTGATGCATCACCTGTG GAAAATGATAGTAAACCACCATCTTATGGCATTCCAGAGCATGCAGAGCCACTGCTCAGAGAGCCAACACAAGTACTGGAGATTAAAAATGTG TTCACAGTGGAGTCTCTATCATCTTTATCTGACACGGTAATCGAAGAAATTTTGGAGGATGTACGATTGGAATGTGCAAG ATTTGGGACCGTTAAATCAATTCATGTGGCCAGGCATTGCAAGGACAATAATTTAGCAACCAAATCGGAAGAAGTTATAAAGAAAGTGGGTTCCGAAGAACCTACTCCAGACACACACACTGTTACTAATGATGCCGAATCTAGTTTCTCTGAAGAGGCTACTTACTCCAATTCTAAAGGAACAGGTGGAATGGAGTCCCATGGTGACAAAGTGCTAGAAGAAGACAAAGATAATGATGGTACTAGTGTTAATGTTGATAAAAATGCTgaagtttttgataataccaCATGTCAAGAGCATCTTGTGAGTGATTCAACAGTAATAGATGCTGGCAATGAAGATTTGCCTAGTAGTACCATTCAAGGATGTCCTGATCAGGGGAATACACCTAATGATGATCCAGAGTTACATGATAGCATGATTGCTAACGATATTGATGTTGAAAAGACAGTGATTGGCAATACGGACTCAGAAAACATGGTTTATCCACTTCAGGAAGGCTTTTCTGAATGTGATGCCAGTTTAGAATTAGTTGGTAACAGAAAGGACATTAAGGAAGAAGATGAGGAGGAAGATGATACTTATAATCATGTATTTGAAGAAGGTTCCGTTCTTGTTGAGTACGCAAGATCTGAAGCATGTCGATCTGCAGCTCATTGTATGCATAGACGTCTCTTTGACGGCAGATTGGTGTCAGTTCAGTATGTTGCTCTGAGTCTATACAGAGAAAGGTTTACAAAATGA
- the LOC25482990 gene encoding uncharacterized protein isoform X2 → MLRRKNKELLENVKGPAKEVWNKLPEGSLEKIADRIESPRIYKHHKIPSFKMEKHASEELVNASSRKKVKSTIVTKDDLIEGRDRTNNILETKSSAGLNNKGWITEEKTREEGRGQNKAENKHSRDSDNKHSYAVKDTSKSERKINKKNHNEEEENHNEHYTERKHGKDRHDGGKIKRLMSNDFEEVPEKKHHRDSDKHIHAEGREKYGREINKEPRAKYEREIKRKYRNDDETQDRNAMRKQDIAKHHNPHIYERKNRQEKVKPHYEEPTMKRRRSRSREREDRRKPRSLSPRAHRNTYQDGERKDLSVPSLTDSSRKKHSDDKNRVSTNGSSRRSRSHEREDRRRSTSISPRAHRKAYQDGERKDLSMLSLTDSSRKKHSDDKNRLSTNGSSRRSRSREREDRRRSPSFSPRAHRKTYQDGERKNLSMLSLSDSSRKKHSDDKTRVSTNDSSSHHRRYRHSSPASGLGGYSPRKRKSEIDKKTPSPSKHSPEKKRPGWDLPPVGTDPTLAPVSSGFELSNHSVLSSMHDLAAATSLNPSIVKPLPVSFFNAVSTGKNANIDSVQLTQATRPMRRVYLENLPASASEKVVMDCFNNLLLSSGVNHIQQTRPCISCIVHKDRGQALVEFLTAEDASAALSFDGSKLFGSTVKIKRPKDYVEFATDEPERSVEVAATISDVVVDSPYKIFIGGISNHISSEMLMEIAGVFGFLKAYHFEARVSNGSCAFVEYVDHSVTIKACAGLNGMNLGGEVLTVVQAMPDASPVENDSKPPSYGIPEHAEPLLREPTQVLEIKNVFTVESLSSLSDTVIEEILEDVRLECARFGTVKSIHVARHCKDNNLATKSEEVIKKVGSEEPTPDTHTVTNDAESSFSEEATYSNSKGTGGMESHGDKVLEEDKDNDGTSVNVDKNAEVFDNTTCQEHLVSDSTVIDAGNEDLPSSTIQGCPDQGNTPNDDPELHDSMIANDIDVEKTVIGNTDSENMVYPLQEGFSECDASLELVGNRKDIKEEDEEEDDTYNHVFEEGSVLVEYARSEACRSAAHCMHRRLFDGRLVSVQYVALSLYRERFTK, encoded by the exons ATGcttagaagaaaaaacaaagagttGCTTGAAAATGTAAAAGGTCCTGCTAAGGAAGTGTGGAATAAATTACCTGAAGGTTCTTTGGAGAAAATTGCTGATCGTATTGAGTCTCCAAGAATCTATAAACATCATAAGATTCCATCCTTTAAAATGGAGAAACATGCTTCAGAGGAATTAGTGAATGCAAGTTCTAGAAAGAAGGTTAAGAGCACCATCGTGACGAAAGATGATTTAATTGAAGGGAGAGATAGAACAAACAATATTTTAGAAACCAAATCAAGTGCTGGATTAAATAATAAAGGCTGGATAACTGAAGAAAAGACAAGAGAAGAGGGGCGTGGTCAGAATAAAGCTGAGAATAAGCATTCAAGAGATTCAGATAACAAGCATAGTTATGCAGTAAAAGATACATCAAAATctgaaaggaaaataaataaaaagaaccaCAATGAAGAGGAAGAGAATCATAATGAGCATTACACAGAAAGGAAGCACGGCAAAGATAGACATGATGGggggaaaataaaaaggttGATGAgcaatgattttgaagaagttcCTGAAAAGAAGCATCATAGAGACTCAGATAAGCATATCCATGCAGAGGGTAGAGAAAAATATGGAAGAGAAATCAATAAGGAACCAAGAGcaaaatatgaaagagaaatCAAGAGAAAATATCGAAATGATGATGAAACTCAGGACAGGAATGCAATGAGGAAACAAGATATTGCAAAGCATCATAACCCACACATTTATGAGAGGAAGAACAGGCAGGAAAAGGTGAAGCCACATTATGAAGAACCAACCATGAAGAGGAGACGGTCAAGAAGTCGGGAGCGTGAGGATAGAAGAAAGCCCCGTTCTCTTTCACCAAGGGCACACAGAAATACTTATCAAGATGGAGAGCGTAAAGACTTGTCCGTGCCTTCTCTGACTGATAGTTCTAGAAAAAAGCACTCTGATGATAAAAATAGAGTATCAACTAATGGTTCAAGTAGAAGATCAAGAAGTCATGAGCGGGAGGATAGAAGAAGGTCTACTTCTATTTCACCAAGGGCACACAGAAAAGCTTATCAAGATGGAGAACGTAAAGACTTGTCCATGCTTTCTCTGACAGATAGTTCTAGAAAAAAACACTCTGATGATAAAAATAGATTATCAACTAATGGTTCAAGTAGAAGGTCAAGAAGTCGGGAGCGTGAGGATAGAAGGAGGTCCCCCTCTTTTTCACCAAGGGCACATAGAAAGACTTATCAGGATGGAGAGCGCAAAAACTTGTCTATGCTTTCTCTGTCAGATAGTTCTAGAAAAAAGCATTCTGATGATAAAACTAGAGTATCAACTAATGATTCAAGTAGCCACCATCGACGATATCGACATAGTAGCCCTGCTAGTGGACTTGGTGGCTATTCACCAAGGAAGAGGAAAAGCGAAATTGATAAAAAGACACCTTCACCATCTAAGCATTCTCCAGAGAAGAAACGTCCTGGATGGGATCTTCCTCCTGTAGGGACAGATCCTACTCTAGCTCCTGTTTCTTCTGGTTTTGAATTATCAAATCATAGTGTGTTGTCCAGCATGCATGATTTGGCTGCTGCTACTTCTCTGAATCCATCCATCGTGAAGCCTCTACCAGTGTCATTTTTTAATGCAGTATCAACAGGGAAGAATGCCAATATTGATTCTGTCCAACTGACACAAGCTACCCGCCCTATGAGAAGGGTTTATCTTGAGAATTTACCAGCTTCTGCCTCTGAGAAAGTTGTGATGGATTGTTTCAATAACCTCTTGCTTTCTTCCGGTGTAAATCATATCCAACAAACTCGGCCATGTATCAGCTGCATT GTGCATAAAGATAGGGGCCAAGCGCTTGTGGAATTCCTTACAGCTGAGGATGCATCAGCTGCTCTTTCTTTTGATGGCAGTAAACTATTTGGCTCTACAGTGAAAATTAAACGTCCCAAAGACTATGTTGAATTTGCA ACTGATGAACCAGAGAGATCAGTGGAAGTTGCTGCCACAATAAGTGatgttgtagttgattccccatACAAG ATTTTCATTGGTGGAATTTCAAATCACATTTCTTCGGAGATG CTTATGGAGATTGCTGGTGTGTTTGGATTTTTGAAGGCTTACCACTTTGAGGCAAGGGTCAGCAATGGATCATGCGCTTTTGTTGAG TATGTGGATCACTCTGTTACTATCAAAGCTTGTGCGGGTTTGAATGGTATGAACCTGGGAGGGGAAGTATTAACAGTTGTTCAGGCTATGCCTGATGCATCACCTGTG GAAAATGATAGTAAACCACCATCTTATGGCATTCCAGAGCATGCAGAGCCACTGCTCAGAGAGCCAACACAAGTACTGGAGATTAAAAATGTG TTCACAGTGGAGTCTCTATCATCTTTATCTGACACGGTAATCGAAGAAATTTTGGAGGATGTACGATTGGAATGTGCAAG ATTTGGGACCGTTAAATCAATTCATGTGGCCAGGCATTGCAAGGACAATAATTTAGCAACCAAATCGGAAGAAGTTATAAAGAAAGTGGGTTCCGAAGAACCTACTCCAGACACACACACTGTTACTAATGATGCCGAATCTAGTTTCTCTGAAGAGGCTACTTACTCCAATTCTAAAGGAACAGGTGGAATGGAGTCCCATGGTGACAAAGTGCTAGAAGAAGACAAAGATAATGATGGTACTAGTGTTAATGTTGATAAAAATGCTgaagtttttgataataccaCATGTCAAGAGCATCTTGTGAGTGATTCAACAGTAATAGATGCTGGCAATGAAGATTTGCCTAGTAGTACCATTCAAGGATGTCCTGATCAGGGGAATACACCTAATGATGATCCAGAGTTACATGATAGCATGATTGCTAACGATATTGATGTTGAAAAGACAGTGATTGGCAATACGGACTCAGAAAACATGGTTTATCCACTTCAGGAAGGCTTTTCTGAATGTGATGCCAGTTTAGAATTAGTTGGTAACAGAAAGGACATTAAGGAAGAAGATGAGGAGGAAGATGATACTTATAATCATGTATTTGAAGAAGGTTCCGTTCTTGTTGAGTACGCAAGATCTGAAGCATGTCGATCTGCAGCTCATTGTATGCATAGACGTCTCTTTGACGGCAGATTGGTGTCAGTTCAGTATGTTGCTCTGAGTCTATACAGAGAAAGGTTTACAAAATGA